Part of the Passer domesticus isolate bPasDom1 chromosome 8, bPasDom1.hap1, whole genome shotgun sequence genome is shown below.
tgtttaggtgcatttgagaaagggacagaaaggacaaggatcaaaaggaatatggcctaaaagcttaacagcactggagctgagcagtggttaaactggagcctccaggagtgggctcttggcccaggatccatggctgctcagtcatgctgccagtgcagcaagCTTGAGAGCGCGCTGGCTCtgcgaggccccactcagagggaggttgctgctggcacctctgggctccaggagagccccaaggGCCTCCTTTGGGAGCGCTGTTCATGGGCCACAGGCGAGGGGCCTCAGCCATCAACGCTTCATCGTGGCCGCACCGTgggtcagcagcctggctctgagagtgggagaaggaggatgtcatgcctttgaggcaggaaaagcggtttccaaggcagttcacaggacaccccaggagctcgtcagacagcacaagtgcctggcagcgctcggtgtctctgggaagctcaagaggagctgggcccaggggctgctcagcaaggcccaggcctGACAAGCGTTTCTCAGGTCACCGTGTGGCCGGACAAGGCTGGGGCCATTCGCCACCACAATCTGAAGCACGAGGTTTTGATGTAGGGTAAAAAGGcatggcccagtggaagtgggccgtgtcctcaggcctgtgggagaatcacaatgcagatccttgtgctactgattccatctctcccatttttctgagttcttggtggcaaggtcatttaggtcacacagctctctgaagctttctgcacaatgaattaaagtgagattaCACATCCCAAATCGTCTTCTGTTACAGTTTAACTGATTGATTTAGAAATTTCTGGAGTAGAAAACTTGCTTCCTCAGATATTTACTGTGTGTGGcaccaagcacagaggagagatttaatgtcaaaggcatggcccaggcaatgctcttttgacaagttctgccctgagctttccgGAGGAAGATCTGAAAGGTTCGATGTCACtagcacaagctcctgcagtggctgctggccagcagagcagggctggcagctgtgcaacaagtgttgccacaagcagcaactcagccagggcagcaaatcaagagctgggaaggagctgatctgaaggccaaacctccttagctcctaaaagagctggaacagttcctcattccaatgaggtgcagtgttggacacggctctgtgtgagcactggacacaagttgctcccactgagtgctgtgatggtttctgcaggagctctgggctcctgtgtgtgctggacacaatgaggagagaaggagccaagtgcactgacacacctttgccttgagcatgacccagcctggaccaaacacactgcaagctttcccctttggcccatgtctcaaaatgtcaggtcagctgttggacaactcaggttggtttggtgtcaaagaattcccctcagaaatactgggtttgtcttcctctgtgccttcccctcagcagccttggggctgctcctgtgtgaagccatgtgtctcacacagtttgggagaatacaggacactctgcaatgagtcgtctcctctaaagtgttccaacaatccccttccagtaacaggaaatgaatactaatagatgaaagtggaaaaaaattgcaacagtttattaacaaGCGGAATacctgaaaagcaagcaaaaaggcCAGTGAGCACTAGATATCAAACTGCCAGACCTCACCATCCCCCTGCTGGGACAAAGACCCAGAATGCCAGaggaaaatccccccaggacacgcGTTACAAGGTGTGCTGGGTTCTCCCTcgggaagaacaggagctgtcacggagcagctccagcagcagatgaaagcccCATGCTTGTCCAGCGTCGACTCTCtaccagaggcagagctctgtggagcggtcacggcaggtgaagcagctgggctggagcccctcggtgtcttttctccccggcgtggctcagctcacgctctcaggctgggagcggggctgttCCACTCCTGCCGGCACCATGTCCCTGGCCTTGGACAgttttctgccaggagagcccagcatgctgttacacagatctctcataaaggcccaaaccaactccaaacactctgcctacagcagcgtttcacaaagggctgcagaaatccaggacagctgcaagtgagtgtcagacggcttttgtcttgttcttgaCACCAGAATTCTTGATGATCTGATacaattttattcagatgtaacacaggagctgtggttttttattgaaatatttcatgatgagtaacaagccttgggagcatgaggtACAGGACTGACgtgtgaaagcatgagcatatcctccaatATGAccagtttaattgtccattttattacccttgtatttattccacactaataagcaaactcaagctttgcttggatatAAAACAGGCACGGCATACCCTATGGTCTCTTgcagggtcaccagggctggcagtttGCTTCATTGTGAATCACTGCAGATCTGCAtcacaatgtgtttttaagtagcatggtattattaagatctccttttctgcacgagatacaaaaaggaggtTCTGAAATGACTTCCATGCAAGCAGGCAGTAAAGAACTGACCCTGCTATCCTAacaaagctttggctttggcaattgcactcttcccattcatcttttgacgcagacactccaggttttccccacacccctgcaaggctggcaatCACTGTTTCCCTTTTACTGTTCTTCCCTGGAGCaagtacagtggctgctttgaaactaaaagccctgagatctgggcatcttgaaggagcatgaaatgctaattaagtgttcccattggcaatacccaggtctgcacttcccagagctctgaagcagcagcaggagggccatgcatcattcctgttggtggatgttcatgtttctggtgtgcaagagcaatgcctttgaggagggacaaaaatgcccctATCCAAACAGTGACTATGCAAGGGtatgtgaagtttcactgccttttttagGATAGTTTAGAAAGATCTAAGGATCTAAGAGATCCATactgtggcatggagcaggcccctaattttgtctccagagaaatccccaaaggacacatctgctctgctggtgatggcaaccccataagcttgtggacttgttttccctgcaacatgccagcctgcctgggctttactaggccaggactagacccatagctatgccaacacatgcagccacgtgacacagagtcagacagagttttccttcagaaaactcaattaacacattcacatgcagtttcttctagaacatcagaagctggcagccatgaggactttgctgttaaaaggttacagtttgcactgggcccagaagtatttttccctaaggcaaaacaaattgaaatgtgaagtttaaatcttcaaatgactatgaaaggaaactgtagaataatttctggaaaggcagcattgtcaatgatcatgcagcccacCAAGAGCTGGAGTGGAATCTAGAATTGCTTATTCCAgctatgcaggaattcattaccctggcaagcactggtccatgggaacaaatgatcccatagccctgggcagaagggcacccaggctgcagTGGCAATAGATTTGAGGAACCCTTGTCCCTTGTTATTGGCCTCACAGCCCACTCATCCCTTGGCAAGCAAGTTGCAAAAGACACTGttgaactgctgtcctgggtaaatcTACATACAGACAACTATTCCAAAGCagggcatcttttcccagtgaaatacacatcctcttcttacctatgaaattgtgcctgaagtcatctgtgagccagatctgtgtgagattgcaaaggagcaaagctttggcatttgggcacacttcctttgatttctttgctcaggccttctgagagcacagaacacatccaggtagaaaacttttgaccatacaggatcttttggttccattgtcccccaaacatgtGAAGAGGTGGTGCTGTTGTAATGGCAATCTAAAAACAGTAGCACAAATGACAGAAAGGAAAcatggcaaaagaggaagaggagcagcccagTGAGGAAAagatgtggtgagacactggcacatggagtgagctgcactcccataacCTCTGGGCTAGCAGGTCCTGGTCACACATTCTCctcctggtttatttaaattttatttatttatttacctttttcaaaaacatcaaaataaaatatatagaattaaaaatatgtcatcaaaatttaaagatacaatcaaaacacatttattcaaaactacatTTAAAGATCAGAACATATGTACATCTCTAACTATGAAGACTAATGcataaatcctattcttgaaaTACTCTTCATGCAGGcggcagcttcttcctgagcttggaggaaaGAGAGCTCTTCTGAATGTGAGGGTAGGAGATAATGGGAAGTCAGCCCAGAAAACCTGTTGGTAAGAGTGTAGGCAGTCAGatctgcaaagtggagacagcagaggccacaatgcaaacctaaCACAGCCAAAGCaccatatttcatgggacataTTTCCTGCCAAGATCTTTTATGGGACATTATTTCCaatagctgcacagggaaacatggtCCTGCTGGCAGACACTTGAGGCAGGCCAGGGTGCAAAACACTGCCCCACTTCCACCGGGGTGCCACAgaaacagcctggcctctgggctgccctgggacagcagggagccctgagccctgtgctctccagcaatggctcagctgcacatgcaccctcctgctcctctccctgccccacagctgagcagccctccagctgcacggggcactggcagcagcacagctcattgcagggccacatgcagggcacagctgttccctggcaatgtgcacagcctggctgggctgccacaagacccttcctcccagcagagagcggcccagctcccacctcacctctgtgtgaggctgagccaagCTTGGCCTTAACCTTGTCCTCGGTCTGGAGTTGCTTCAGGCCCCACTCACCATGACTAGGAAGGGcgatggagagagcaggggcagatgcacgcCCTTCCTTAgtcttttgtcatttttggcACAGCTAAGAAGTCACATCCAGAGGTGTCCAACTCAGCTCTTGGTCAGCTTTCTGGAGAACATGATGGCTTCACCAGCCCAAAAGGCTGTTGAGGTTTTCCTGCACGTGGGGAGGCTTGCTGGCAGCACACTTCCTCAGCTGGGTGCCCATCACCTGGCAGAGGGCACAGGCCAGCTTGGTGAGCACAGTGCGGACGCTGGCGCTTCGCACAggcagcgccttgttctccaggcaggaccagagcacgggcagggcgcagcgctggaccactgcagggctcctggcatgaaCCCACTCCACAAGCACTgccgggagagagacacagctcctTACCCACCAGCCTCAATGCCAACAGGGATCTGCCTCTGCTTGTGCTTCTTGGGAGCCTCTCTGGCTGAGGTCAGTgaaacagcacacagagccccatgACCCAGAAACGGGCAATGCAGCTGATcatcctggaaacagaaccACCAACCCCTCAGGACTTTCTCCAACCAgagccttgtccctgtggcagACTTTGTACCTTTCCTAAAGCATTTAACAATCTGTTCCTGCAAGAACAATGACTGAAAtgtcaaattgctttttatttccattaagaagttgtctaaacccacactgaagatttggaaatgcacCCTAGAGAGGCAATTGAGAGATTTCTAATAAGAGGGATGATTCAATTTCTGTAACTTTGATGTCAAGGGCCAGAAGTCTaacctggctctcccctttgctcagtggtgcacagcaaagggcagcattAGAACCCAGttcaaaactccagcccaccagagatgggtgctgcctgacagctggatgagaaaCACCAGTGACTAGCTGGtgtctttggcagaatgcttTTGAGGCTTCcaacaaaatgctgtttcaaaCCTCAGGGTGTCTTAGAGAATTACCCAGACCCCATTGCCGTGGCATTTGGacatctccacattttaatggcatttcCACTCCCAGTGTTAATgccattttttcttataatgtcCACTGAAATAGGGCATAGCGGGAGAAAAATGCTGCACAGCGGATGGAAATTTAACCAAAACACAAGTGTTTTCTCACATTGTTTCTGAAATTTGcactctgctcattttctgaactgaaccatatcaaacacagacaaaaatttactACCAACAGGCTTCCTGCATGGCAAATTTGGCTGGGACATCAAAACCTGAAGTGGTCTGGAGaccattcttattttctgatcaGGCAAAATGTTATGTAATAGCCATTTATtatcctgtgctggaagagacttcattttctctatgCTGTTAATCCACCAGCACCTTAATGCAACAATTCAACATtgaaacagctcctgaaagacCCCAAACCAATTCTGCTAAGCAGGGAAAGGGTTATGGTACCCCTTTCTAAATGGGAgttcatttgagtttaaatgtaattaaagacaTTGGTGACTATTGAAGGTGAGGAACAGCTGTCTGTTCCTACTaaatctcagagagaacatCTGCTCTTTCTAAAGTAGTCCTAATTTATGCttaattcctttatttgaaaaagagatcaaaagaactgcaaaactAAATTCCCTGTTGCTGGAGATCTACTTTATTCAAATGCTCTATAATGGGCCTTTGACATTCCTAATCACTGAACATGCCCTTTTGAGATTCCTAATGAAGACACAAAGTTATGACACCTAGCATTTAAAGATGCTGGCATAATTAGCAGTGGATTTAGCCGCAGCTTAAGCAAGGCTAACAATTGTCTTCTCTGCTATATATTGAGATTataatttttccattctttggcTACTGCTGACATAGCAAGCTCCTCTGAGGAATCCATTAACAGCTGCATTTGCAGCATTTGGGACAGCgctgacacaggcagacactGTTTGCACACCCTGAAATGCTCACTCCAATGCCACTTCGatttcagcacaggcagggagcccagcactctgcttctgcccctgtgcccccaaaggctgccttgcactaaatccGTGCCTCTAAGACGTGTGTTGAGTTTTGACCTAAGCTGGgacccccaggctctgcacgGTTCAGCCTCAaaacttcccaagagaaaaacaagaattctgtgagaacaaaacaaaccgATTCCCTGAAACAGCGTTTGCCACCATTTTCCCTAAAGGATCACAGATGTCTCTGAGCTCCCaagagaggagccagctggggtatttgagcccctccctttcctgcagctgggttctgagatgccccagtgagggctcagccctgaggcCGAGCGCTGCCCCAtctcaggtgctgcacagctctgcagcagccagggaaatctgccaaatacacctgccttggctgctgggcaggagggacaagctcagcacctcctggtgtggaggagctactctgctgtctgctcacaggcattccctgtaaatactccctCGGAGACCTCTTGGCTTAGAAGGGGAGGCCATACCTGCGATACTCCCggtgacatccagcagagcttggccactcagATGACTCCATTAGTGGCTGAACTCTTTCAGCAGTGATACTTTATCTATAAGTGAAACACATGTTTCTGCTCACTTGTCTGAGGTCATAGGAGAAAGGAgagtggggagggaaagggcaggggcaaccccattttatcaaagaaagtaaatttctgctgatttctgaATCGTTATTGACTTTCCTTCCTGCCTACTTGGCAGGGTTTaaaattccaaaagaaaagctctcctttcatATTTGCAAATCCCAACTCATCTCCTGTACCAGGAGCTATGTTAAAGCATTTCACATCAGGGACCTCAAGAGGAGTTCAGTCACATGTAAGAAGCAGTGGAAAGGTTTTGCAtcccagagcaaaaaggaagaagcccATCCTTGGCACACAGAAAGGCACTGAGTCAGGCAGTTCAGgacttcacagagcagctgaggtggagaaagtggaaactCCCCTTGAAGATCTGCCTCCTCAACACTccatttttcaggcattttcagagctgacataaGTCTATGTGGCAAAGGAATTTAGAGTAACCCTTGCCTATGTAGTTCTTTGCTATTGTCATCTTGCTCCACACAAAACAACATGTAGAACAAGGCATCGTTGCAGCTGGATTTAGACTTGCTTGttacaaagaaattaacttGGTGAATCATAAGTtcccctttgaaaaaagaagagaaagaagaaaggtagAACATAGGCAGCTAATGCCTATAATGTAGAGCCTTCcaggtggctgctctgcagaagctctgatgGGCCAGTGTCCCCGCATGCCAACAGCAAAAGCTGTTCATTTGGGAATTCAAATGGGGaccaagaaaactgcaaaacccCTTTCCCTCTGATTTGTAGCAAAATTGTAGTCcaggacttgctcttcagacctgcagcacagagccaagggctgcTGGGACTGTTGGGcaatgctgctgcacattccagcctgctggggactggtgcataaggactgcacctgcacagcttctggtggctgccagctggagccttccacagacaacagcagctaccaaggcactcagcgttctcttgtgtgggagagacagaggcacaggagaggagagtccatgccagggctcagccttacccAGATGAGCAATGGATTCTTCCAGTGCGTTCACAGCTGCGGCATGAACCCCGGGATCCTTTGAGTTCAGGTTCTTTGTTATTCCCTGCACCAAAGGGATCATCACTGGGTTCAGGGCATCTTCCAGGAGGCCGATGATTTCAGCCAGCACATCCAGCGCCTTCTGCCTCACTTTCTTGTGGCTGTCAGATATTCTCaggacaaaataatcaaaaatctcTGAAGAGAACAAGCAACATGAAAGCTGGATTAGAATGTCTGTTTGAAGAGTGGATATAGCACTCAGCAATGTAAGAGATGAAAGTGATCCTCTCTCTCAGGTCAGCACTTGCTTGCACAATTGCActcttttcctgtgggccactcactggaatggtagcgcaacctcatgctgcttgaaagattttcttctgtttttaagaggtttggtTGGGGACAGATTAGTTCTAATGTATTTCTCTCCATCTAGAAATCATTAAATCAATTCCATTTGTTAATGCAAAAGGCTACCTTTGCTTTGCAAGTATGTAAGCAGATATTTACAATGCCCATTTTTCTATACAGTTGCCTCAAGTACTGAGGGCAGCTATGATTTTGGCAAAACTATGGCTGGAGAAGATCTAAGTTTGATTTTGTCTGTCTCAAaacctgtgtctggagaagggcagggctctgatcaactcttccaggatcCAGATCATTTCTCTAACTAAGAGGGagacttctgaaatgaaatgtgctgtacagctctccttagagcaggttcagtcccttgacagcCACAGCATCAGGCACCATattctggaaaaagggaaaaagcagctactgggaggagaaaggatggatctgtccttagctgttttcttcctttccaaagagaacaaaaggccccccaagaagggtgagcactgtctttaccaagaggaatagGGACAAGTGGAAATGAGTtggaaaaaagtggaaaaaactggCTTTAAACCAACCCAGCCTAATACTTCTCTTCCCCGTGCAAATGCATCATTTCTCTAGAGAACAACAGCCATGGTTTCAGTGGCTGGATTCCCTTCACTTAACCCAACTAGCAGTAGGAGACAGCAGCaattacagcagcagaaaatgctgcCATCATCTGATGAACATCATCAATGGGCACCTGCCAGACAAATAGAGCTGGACTAAAAAAACTTGTCCTGAAGCCTGAACCTGGTATAAATTTGTCTGGGTAAGAGGGACCAGActgtcccaaacagccaggatggagTGCCAAGACTcactgaattaactttactTCTGCAGCCTTAGGAAAGGACCTAAAGGAAAGGGACAATGAAGACACCCTACATACTTGGACAATGTTagtggagatgagctgggggctggtttTGCACAGGTCTAGGAGGAGTGCCACTCCTTCCATGCGTGTCTGAAACCCCTTGGCCTCCAGGAGATGGTAAAGCTTCTGGAGCGGCTCCGtttcttccacagctgcaggcagcgtgacctgggctttggcaCGGTGTACGAGGCGTCCACCAGAGGTAGGTTTCAccctggaaaataaatccaaattagGACCTGTTGGTGACAATGCCTTCAGTTAATTGTGAGCAAAACAGCTTGAGGAGCTTTCCTCATGATGTTATTTCAAGCTAGAAAATCATGAGGCTCAGAAGAACAACATGGACCTTGTGACTATCATTATGGGAGACAATCTGCAAGGAACATTCTCCCAGTGCTCACTcaggaaaaccaaggatgagatgcatctgatctATCTTCAGATGGCTTCCAAGGCACACAGGTTACATTgctttgtggggaaagagagacactACTTCCAAGTTTAAATGCCTCTTCATATGGGATGTGTGTGCCTTATAATAAGGAAActcatcactctggagaagtgtctctacaaccaggcatgacaatctgcaaaagcagctcagatgcatctgaacagatgaacaggggCATATCTGAAGGATCcagaaaatcagtaacagaGATAAAACCAGAAGCCAGACATCCCAGAACTACGCTCACATTTTGTTTGCTTCCCTAGAGACTAGATGCACAGCTCAACAAccccacagggaacaattctccTGGATCAACCTGTCTCTTCCACAAGCATGGAAAGATGCTAGAGCCATGCTACTGAGGCACGTGGTCAtgttcctgccactgctgagcatgacagagctaaataaatcccctctgtTATCAGAGGACCATAGgtagctctgccactggcatgaAGAGACAgtgtgggagctcagtacatcactccagatgtccagagctaccgagacaacccttggggggctcggaggccctggaatgttgccaaaagtacctggtggcttgactttgatccttttaaagaaatgacacctgaaggtgaggagatgagagaattt
Proteins encoded:
- the LOC135306100 gene encoding TOG array regulator of axonemal microtubules protein 2-like is translated as MVKMLLSHQKFKMLLEQSLSTRDLEDILTIIKKKGMENQKGERPSVKEPLEKSNDGSKKPQATLPSSKQVKPTSGGRLVHRAKAQVTLPAAVEETEPLQKLYHLLEAKGFQTRMEGVALLLDLCKTSPQLISTNIVQRFLIILS